In Corylus avellana chromosome ca2, CavTom2PMs-1.0, the following proteins share a genomic window:
- the LOC132171549 gene encoding E3 ubiquitin-protein ligase SP1, producing MVIPWGGLSCCLSAAALYVLGRSSGRDAEILKTVTRVNQLKELAQFLDAGCILPLVVTISGRVGSETPISCEFSGLRGVIVEETAEQHFLKHNDAGSWIQDSALMLSMSKEVPWYLDDGTGRVYVVGARSASGFVLPVGSEVFEESGRSLVRGTLDYLQGLKMLGVKRIERVLPTGTSLTVVGEAVKDDVGTVRIQRPHKGPFYVSPKAIDQLIANLGKWARWYKYASMGLTVFGVYLIAKRTFQYIMERRRRLELQKRVLAAAAKRSGQDNQDLNEKADNETDGAKRVMPDICVICLEQEYNAVFVPCGHMCCCITCSSHLTNCPLCRRRIEQVVKTFRH from the exons ATGGTGATTCCGTGGGGTGGACTCAGTTGCTGTTTGAGTGCAGCTGCTCTTTACGTTCTCGGAAGGAGCAGTGGAAG GGATGCGGAGATTCTTAAGACGGTTACTCGGGTGAATCAGTTGAAGGAATTGG CACAATTTTTGGATGCTGGGTGTATATTACCTTTGGTTGTCACAATTTCTGGAAGAGTTGGTTCTGAAACCCCAATCAGCTGTGAGTTCAGTGGTTTACGGGGTGTAATTGTAGAGGAAACG GCAGAACAACATTTTTTGAAGCACAATGATGCTGGCTCATGGATACAGGATTCTGCTTTGATGCTATCCATGAGTAAAGAGGTTCCATGGTATCTG GATGATGGAACTGGCCGTGTATATGTCGTGGGAGCTCGAAGTGCATCGGGTTTTGTATTACCGGTTGGAAGTGAGGTGTTTGAAGAGTCAGGAAGATCCCTTGTTCGTGGAACATTAGACTATCTTCAAGGCCTAAAG ATGCTTGGAGTCAAGCGAATTGAACGAGTTCTTCCCACTGGTACTTCCTTGACTGTTGTTGGTGAG GCTGTCAAAGATGATGTTGGAACAGTTCGGATTCAACGACCCCATAAAGGACCATTCTATGTTTCTCCCAAAGCTATTGATCAGCTCATAGCAAATCTTGGGAAGTGGGCGAG ATGGTATAAGTACGCATCTATGGGTTTGACAGTGTTTGGTGTTTATCTCATTGCTAAGCGTACTTTCCAATATATTATGGAAAGAAGGCGACGTTTGGAGTTGCAGAAAAG GGTTCTGGCTGCCGCTGCCAAGAGATCAGGGCAAGATAATCAAG ATTTAAATGAAAAGGCTGACAACGAAACAGATGGTGCCAAAAGAGTAATGCCAGATATATGTGTCATATGTCTTGAGCAGGAGTACAATGCCGTTTTTGTCCC GTGTGGTCATATGTGCTGTTGTATAACATGCTCTTCGCACTTGACCAACTGTCCTCTTTGCCGGCGACGAATCGAGCAGGTAGTGAAGACATTCCGCCATTGA